A genomic stretch from Engraulis encrasicolus isolate BLACKSEA-1 chromosome 10, IST_EnEncr_1.0, whole genome shotgun sequence includes:
- the zgc:154075 gene encoding uncharacterized protein zgc:154075 isoform X1 produces MSSPVDVIVVGAGNRGDTYSSYASLHPERMRVVGVADPRKFARVKLQEKHQIPHGNVFDDWRSIAERDKFADAVFICTPDRLHKDPAVALARKGYHVLLEKPMAATEKDCTEIVEACIESGVMLIVCHVLRYDPVIHKIKTLLDGGAVGDVIHIQHLEPVGFYHFAHSFVRGNWRNEEESSFALLAKSCHDLDLIHHWAGGRRCIKVSSFGSLSHFRKENKPVGAASRCLDCPVEANCPYSARKIYLDAVKQGCVGWPVSVICSNSLPDIESVTEALRTGPYGRCVYECDNDVCTNQVVNMEFEGGLTAAFSMVAFTEKLCQRKTTIYGSRGELHYNGEEITVFDFLTQTSTKHTAELRAPGSFAMKGHGGADYHLVHTFISAVASKDPSLICSGPRETLASHRLVFEAERSRLESRVVFCASDEKD; encoded by the exons ATGTCCTCACCTGTGGATGTGATTGTGGTTGGGGCTGGTAATCGTGGGGACACCTACTCCAGTTATGCCTCTCTTCACCCAGAACGCATGCGG GTAGTTGGTGTGGCAGATCCAAGGAAGTTTGCTCGAGTCAAATTGCAAGAAAAACATCAAATTCCACATGGAAATGTATTTGATG ATTGGAGATCCATAGCAGAGAGGGACAAGTTTGCAGATGCTGTATTTATCTGTACCCCTGACCGACTCCATAAG GATCCAGCAGTTGCACTGGCCAGAAAAGGCTACCATGTCTTGTTGGAGAAACCCATGGCT GCGACAGAAAAGGACTGTACAGAGATAGTGGAAGCTTGCATTGAGAGCGGTGTGATGCTTATAGTGTGCCATGTTCTTCGATATGACCCTGTCATCCACAAAATAAAG ACACTTCTAGACGGTGGTGCAGTTGGAGATGTAATTCATATTCAGCACCTGGAGCCG GTGGGCTTCTACCATTTTGCCCACTCCTTTGTCCGAGGGAACTGGAGGAACGAAGAGGAGAGCTCCTTCGCTCTGCTGGCTAAGAGCTGTCATGACCTGGATCTCATCCACCACTGGGCCGGGGGCCGCAG GTGCATAAAGGTTTCCTCGTTCGGATCTCTGAGCCACTTCCGCAAAGAAAACAAG CCTGTGGGAGCTGCAAGTCGCTGCTTAGACTGTCCCGTGGAGGCAAACTGTCCATACTCTGCTCGCAAAATCTACCTCGACGCAGTTAAACAG GGATGTGTAGGCTGGCCTGTGTCGGTCATCTGTTCAAACTCCCTCCCTGACATTGAGTCTGTGACAGAGGCTCTGCGCACGGGACCGTACGGCCgctgtgtgtacgagtgtgacAATGACGTCTGCACCAATCAG GTGGTTAACATGGAATTTGAAGGAGGACTCACAGCAGCTTTCTCCATGGTGGCCTTCACAGAGAAGTTGTGCCAGCGCAAAACCACTATTTATGGAAGCAGG GGGGAGCTCCACTACAATGGGGAGGAAATCACTGTGTTTGACTTCCTCACACAAACCTCCACTAAGCACACGGCCGAGCTGCGGGCCCCAGGCTCCTTCGCCATGAAGGGCCACGGTGGGGCCGATTATCACCTAGTACACACTTTCATCTCCGCTGTGGCA AGTAAGGATCCCAGCCTCATATGCTCCGGGCCAAGGGAGACATTGGCTAGCCACAGACTGGTGTTCGAGGCCGAGCGCTCACGACTGGAGAGCAGAGTGGTGTTTTGTGCCTCTGATGAAAAGGATTAA
- the zgc:154075 gene encoding uncharacterized protein zgc:154075 isoform X2 has translation MSSPVDVIVVGAGNRGDTYSSYASLHPERMRVVGVADPRKFARVKLQEKHQIPHGNVFDDWRSIAERDKFADAVFICTPDRLHKDPAVALARKGYHVLLEKPMAATEKDCTEIVEACIESGVMLIVCHVLRYDPVIHKIKTLLDGGAVGDVIHIQHLEPVGFYHFAHSYVRGNWRNLEESSFSLMAKSCHDLDLIHHWAGGRRCIKVSSFGSLSHFRKENKPVGAASRCLDCPVEANCPYSARKIYLDAVKQGCVGWPVSVICSNSLPDIESVTEALRTGPYGRCVYECDNDVCTNQVVNMEFEGGLTAAFSMVAFTEKLCQRKTTIYGSRGELHYNGEEITVFDFLTQTSTKHTAELRAPGSFAMKGHGGADYHLVHTFISAVASKDPSLICSGPRETLASHRLVFEAERSRLESRVVFCASDEKD, from the exons ATGTCCTCACCTGTGGATGTGATTGTGGTTGGGGCTGGTAATCGTGGGGACACCTACTCCAGTTATGCCTCTCTTCACCCAGAACGCATGCGG GTAGTTGGTGTGGCAGATCCAAGGAAGTTTGCTCGAGTCAAATTGCAAGAAAAACATCAAATTCCACATGGAAATGTATTTGATG ATTGGAGATCCATAGCAGAGAGGGACAAGTTTGCAGATGCTGTATTTATCTGTACCCCTGACCGACTCCATAAG GATCCAGCAGTTGCACTGGCCAGAAAAGGCTACCATGTCTTGTTGGAGAAACCCATGGCT GCGACAGAAAAGGACTGTACAGAGATAGTGGAAGCTTGCATTGAGAGCGGTGTGATGCTTATAGTGTGCCATGTTCTTCGATATGACCCTGTCATCCACAAAATAAAG ACACTTCTAGACGGTGGTGCAGTTGGAGATGTAATTCATATTCAGCACCTGGAGCCG GTGGGCTTCTACCATTTTGCCCACTCCTATGTGAGAGGTAACTGGAGGAATTTGGAGGAGAGCTCCTTCTCCCTGATGGCTAAGAGCTGCCATGACCTGGACCTCATCCACCACTGGGCAGGGGGGCGAAG GTGCATAAAGGTTTCCTCGTTCGGATCTCTGAGCCACTTCCGCAAAGAAAACAAG CCTGTGGGAGCTGCAAGTCGCTGCTTAGACTGTCCCGTGGAGGCAAACTGTCCATACTCTGCTCGCAAAATCTACCTCGACGCAGTTAAACAG GGATGTGTAGGCTGGCCTGTGTCGGTCATCTGTTCAAACTCCCTCCCTGACATTGAGTCTGTGACAGAGGCTCTGCGCACGGGACCGTACGGCCgctgtgtgtacgagtgtgacAATGACGTCTGCACCAATCAG GTGGTTAACATGGAATTTGAAGGAGGACTCACAGCAGCTTTCTCCATGGTGGCCTTCACAGAGAAGTTGTGCCAGCGCAAAACCACTATTTATGGAAGCAGG GGGGAGCTCCACTACAATGGGGAGGAAATCACTGTGTTTGACTTCCTCACACAAACCTCCACTAAGCACACGGCCGAGCTGCGGGCCCCAGGCTCCTTCGCCATGAAGGGCCACGGTGGGGCCGATTATCACCTAGTACACACTTTCATCTCCGCTGTGGCA AGTAAGGATCCCAGCCTCATATGCTCCGGGCCAAGGGAGACATTGGCTAGCCACAGACTGGTGTTCGAGGCCGAGCGCTCACGACTGGAGAGCAGAGTGGTGTTTTGTGCCTCTGATGAAAAGGATTAA